The uncultured Fusobacterium sp. genome includes a window with the following:
- the coaE gene encoding dephospho-CoA kinase (Dephospho-CoA kinase (CoaE) performs the final step in coenzyme A biosynthesis.) has translation MIIGLTGGIASGKSTVSNIFRELGVKIVDADIVAKNISEQEESIKKIIEIFGKDIVDENGKVIREKLREKAFKNRDLLQELNRIIHPQVIEYFKKVKTQTSEEELVIFDIPLLYEAGMEYLCDQVIVVGLDKKKQIERVISRDGSSEELAKKIIENQFSLERKMEKADIIIMNDGTLEELEDKVKKVYINLKRGN, from the coding sequence ATATTTTTAGAGAGTTAGGTGTAAAGATAGTAGATGCTGATATCGTAGCTAAAAATATCAGCGAACAAGAAGAGAGTATAAAAAAAATAATTGAAATTTTTGGAAAAGATATAGTTGATGAAAATGGAAAAGTTATAAGGGAAAAGTTAAGAGAAAAAGCTTTTAAAAATAGAGATTTACTTCAAGAGTTAAATAGGATTATTCATCCACAAGTGATAGAGTATTTTAAAAAAGTAAAAACTCAAACTTCAGAAGAGGAGTTAGTAATTTTTGATATACCTCTTCTTTATGAAGCAGGAATGGAATATTTATGTGATCAAGTAATAGTAGTTGGATTAGATAAGAAAAAGCAGATAGAGAGAGTTATCTCAAGAGATGGAAGTAGTGAAGAGCTTGCTAAAAAAATAATAGAAAATCAGTTTTCTCTTGAGAGAAAAATGGAAAAAGCAGATATTATAATTATGAATGATGGAACATTAGAGGAATTAGAAGATAAAGTAAAAAAAGTATATATTAATTTAAAGAGAGGTAATTAG